The proteins below are encoded in one region of Rhizobacter sp.:
- a CDS encoding NUDIX domain-containing protein, with amino-acid sequence MKHQFNFCPNCATELQQLVAEEDGGPKVRTRCPACHWTHWNNPTPVLAAVIEMPDRDGHLLLARNAAWPGRFFGLITGFMEAGETPEGGIAREVLEETSLNVEAVKLIGVYDFQRMNQVIIAYHVVAHGEIKLSPELAEYKIVSPQEVKCWPAGTGQALAEWLTSRGITPQWLDIPPRRSSEG; translated from the coding sequence ATGAAGCACCAGTTCAACTTCTGCCCCAACTGCGCCACCGAGCTGCAGCAACTCGTCGCCGAAGAAGACGGCGGCCCCAAGGTGCGCACACGCTGCCCGGCCTGCCACTGGACGCACTGGAACAACCCGACGCCGGTGCTCGCCGCGGTGATCGAGATGCCCGACCGCGACGGGCATCTGCTGCTCGCGCGCAATGCCGCATGGCCCGGCCGCTTCTTCGGCCTCATCACCGGCTTCATGGAAGCGGGCGAGACGCCTGAAGGCGGCATCGCGCGCGAAGTGCTGGAAGAAACCTCGCTGAATGTCGAGGCGGTGAAGCTGATCGGCGTCTACGACTTCCAGCGCATGAACCAGGTCATCATCGCCTACCACGTGGTGGCGCATGGCGAGATCAAGCTGTCCCCCGAGCTCGCCGAGTACAAGATCGTGTCGCCGCAGGAGGTGAAGTGCTGGCCCGCCGGCACCGGCCAGGCACTCGCCGAATGGCTCACCTCGCGCGGCATCACGCCGCAGTGGCTCGATATCCCGCCGCGCCGTTCGTCCGAAGGTTGA
- the cysM gene encoding cysteine synthase CysM: MHYKTIEDVIGRTPLVRLVRVPGAENDRRGNVILGKLEGNNPAGSVKDRPAISMIRRAEERGDIKPGDTLIEATSGNTGIALAMAAAIRGYRMVLIMPEDLSIERAQTMKAFGAELVLTPRSGGMEYARDLADQMVRDGKGRVLDQFANADNPRAHYETTGPEIWDDTEGRITHFVSAMGTTGTITGTSRYLKEKNPAVRIIGAQPSEGSRIPGIRKWPEAYMPKIYDPTHIDEVVNVSQEASEDMARRLAREEGIFGGISAAGACWVALEIAKKVENATIVFVVCDRGDRYLSTGVFPA, encoded by the coding sequence GTGCACTACAAGACGATAGAAGACGTGATCGGCCGCACGCCGCTGGTTCGGCTGGTGCGTGTACCAGGCGCCGAGAACGACCGCCGAGGCAACGTGATCCTCGGCAAGCTCGAAGGCAACAACCCCGCCGGCTCGGTGAAAGACCGGCCCGCCATCAGCATGATCCGGCGCGCGGAAGAGCGCGGCGACATCAAGCCCGGCGACACGCTGATCGAGGCCACCTCGGGCAACACCGGCATCGCACTCGCAATGGCGGCCGCCATCCGCGGCTACCGCATGGTGCTCATCATGCCGGAGGACTTGTCCATCGAACGCGCGCAGACGATGAAGGCCTTCGGCGCCGAACTCGTGCTCACCCCGCGCAGCGGCGGTATGGAATACGCCCGCGACCTCGCCGACCAGATGGTGCGCGACGGCAAGGGCCGCGTGCTCGACCAGTTCGCCAACGCCGACAACCCGCGCGCCCACTACGAAACCACCGGCCCCGAGATCTGGGACGACACCGAAGGCCGCATCACGCATTTCGTGAGCGCGATGGGCACCACTGGCACCATCACCGGCACCTCCCGCTACCTGAAGGAAAAGAATCCCGCGGTGCGCATCATCGGCGCGCAGCCGTCCGAAGGCTCGCGCATCCCCGGCATCCGCAAGTGGCCCGAGGCCTACATGCCCAAGATCTACGACCCGACCCACATCGACGAGGTGGTCAACGTGTCGCAAGAGGCCTCCGAAGACATGGCCCGCCGCCTGGCGCGGGAAGAGGGCATCTTCGGCGGCATCTCGGCCGCGGGCGCTTGCTGGGTGGCGCTGGAGATCGCCAAGAAGGTCGAGAACGCCACCATCGTCTTCGTCGTCTGCGACCGCGGTGATCGGTATCTCTCCACCGGAGTCTTCCCCGCATGA
- a CDS encoding rhomboid family intramembrane serine protease, whose protein sequence is MPPIPPITQFLMLACTAIYCLQIFTPLIDRWFALFPLGSGFFMPWQVLSYGLLHGSVLHLFFNMLGLWMFGSELEMLWGRKRYMAFLAIGAIFGGLLFLIATALPGAGMSRLVGASGGLYALLVAAAMYFPDRTVMPLFPPIPMKMKVFVIVFGVIALLMSWTGDLGSLAHIGGMLGGWLTIRYWRGLPPFGKPRR, encoded by the coding sequence ATGCCCCCGATTCCACCGATCACCCAGTTCCTGATGCTGGCCTGCACGGCGATCTACTGCCTGCAGATCTTCACCCCTCTGATCGACCGCTGGTTCGCCCTGTTTCCGCTCGGCAGTGGCTTCTTCATGCCGTGGCAGGTGTTGAGCTACGGCCTGCTGCACGGCAGCGTGCTGCATCTCTTCTTCAACATGCTCGGCCTGTGGATGTTCGGCTCCGAACTCGAGATGCTGTGGGGCCGCAAGCGCTACATGGCCTTTCTCGCGATCGGCGCGATCTTCGGCGGCCTGCTGTTCCTCATCGCCACCGCCCTGCCCGGCGCCGGCATGAGCCGCCTCGTGGGGGCATCGGGTGGCCTCTATGCGCTGCTGGTCGCCGCGGCGATGTACTTCCCCGATCGCACGGTGATGCCGCTCTTCCCGCCGATCCCAATGAAGATGAAGGTCTTCGTGATCGTCTTCGGCGTGATCGCCCTCCTGATGAGCTGGACGGGCGACCTGGGCTCGCTCGCACACATCGGCGGCATGCTGGGCGGTTGGCTCACCATCCGCTACTGGCGCGGGCTTCCGCCGTTCGGCAAGCCGCGGCGCTAA
- a CDS encoding SDR family oxidoreductase, translated as MTLSRTFRRPTLLIVGCGDMGQRVLRLLAGRYRLLVLTSSAARVPALRAAGAVPLVGNLDDPASLQRLAGLADAVLHLAPPPGQGTADTRTAALLQALARQGRVRRIVYASTTGVYGDAQGARFDEVRAVAPATDRARRRVDAEARVRWYGRAFGARVSVLRIPGIYAGDREGGHPRERLARGTPVLVAADDVYTNHIHADDLARACVAALHRGLPQRVVHASDDTELKMGDYFDLAAELCGLPRPPRITRVEAAERMSAVQLSFWSESRRLDNTRLKRELRLKLRYPTVREGLVA; from the coding sequence ATGACCCTTTCCCGCACCTTCAGACGGCCGACCTTGCTCATCGTGGGTTGCGGCGACATGGGGCAGCGGGTGCTGCGCCTGCTGGCGGGGCGCTACCGGCTGCTGGTGCTCACCTCGAGCGCTGCGCGTGTGCCAGCGCTGAGGGCGGCCGGTGCGGTGCCGCTCGTCGGCAACCTGGATGACCCGGCGAGCCTGCAGCGGCTCGCCGGCCTGGCGGATGCGGTGCTGCACCTCGCACCGCCTCCGGGCCAGGGCACGGCCGACACCCGCACCGCTGCGCTGCTGCAGGCGCTCGCGCGCCAGGGCCGCGTGCGGCGCATCGTCTACGCCAGCACCACTGGCGTGTATGGCGATGCGCAGGGTGCTCGCTTCGACGAGGTGCGCGCGGTGGCACCGGCGACCGACCGCGCACGGCGGCGTGTCGACGCCGAGGCGCGGGTGCGGTGGTACGGCCGGGCGTTCGGCGCGCGCGTGTCGGTGCTGCGCATCCCCGGCATCTATGCGGGCGACCGCGAAGGCGGCCATCCGCGCGAGCGCCTGGCGCGCGGCACGCCGGTGCTGGTGGCGGCCGACGACGTCTACACCAACCACATCCACGCCGACGACCTGGCGCGTGCCTGCGTGGCCGCGCTGCACCGCGGCCTGCCGCAGCGCGTGGTGCATGCGAGCGACGACACCGAGCTGAAGATGGGCGACTACTTCGATCTCGCGGCAGAGCTGTGCGGCCTGCCACGGCCACCTCGCATCACGCGGGTGGAAGCGGCCGAGCGCATGTCGGCCGTGCAGCTGTCGTTCTGGAGCGAATCACGTCGGCTCGACAACACGCGCCTCAAGCGCGAGTTGCGCCTGAAGCTGCGCTACCCCACGGTGCGCGAAGGCCTGGTGGCTTAG
- a CDS encoding CDP-6-deoxy-delta-3,4-glucoseen reductase — translation MTFKVTVQPSGVSFSVDRDEPILLAAIRQGVGLPYGCKDGACGSCKCKLLEGRVIHGTHQVKALTPAEEEAGYTLTCRAAPQTDIVLEARTVAGAGEFPVRKMPCRVTTITRPAPDVAVIQLQLPANDTLQYRAGQYIEFILKDGARRSYSMANAPSAQRDKPGIELHIRHMPGGLFTDHVFGAMKEKEILRLEGPFGSFFLREDSDKPIVLLASGTGFAPVKAIIEHMQAKGIARPTTLYWGCRSLADLYMHAWCAEAARTMPHLRYVPVLSDAKPEDEWTGRTGFVHQAVMADLPDLSGHQVYACGAPVMVDSAQRDFVAHCNLPLDEFFADSFTSEADKHAE, via the coding sequence ATGACGTTCAAAGTGACGGTTCAGCCGAGCGGCGTGAGCTTCTCGGTCGACCGCGACGAGCCCATCCTGCTGGCGGCCATCCGCCAGGGCGTGGGCTTGCCCTATGGCTGCAAGGACGGCGCCTGCGGCTCCTGCAAGTGCAAGCTCCTCGAGGGCCGCGTGATCCACGGCACCCATCAGGTCAAGGCGCTCACGCCGGCTGAAGAAGAGGCGGGCTACACCCTCACCTGCCGCGCCGCACCGCAGACCGACATCGTGCTCGAAGCGCGCACGGTCGCGGGCGCCGGTGAATTCCCGGTGCGCAAGATGCCCTGCCGCGTCACCACCATCACCAGGCCCGCGCCCGACGTCGCCGTGATCCAGCTGCAGCTGCCGGCCAATGACACGCTGCAATACCGCGCTGGCCAGTACATCGAGTTCATCCTGAAAGACGGCGCCCGCCGCAGCTACAGCATGGCCAATGCGCCGAGCGCACAGCGCGACAAGCCGGGCATCGAGCTGCACATCCGCCACATGCCCGGCGGCCTTTTCACCGACCACGTGTTCGGGGCGATGAAGGAAAAGGAAATCCTGCGCCTCGAGGGCCCGTTCGGCAGCTTCTTCCTGCGCGAAGACAGCGACAAGCCCATCGTGCTGCTCGCCAGCGGCACCGGCTTCGCGCCGGTGAAAGCGATCATCGAGCACATGCAAGCAAAGGGCATCGCGCGGCCCACCACGCTTTACTGGGGTTGCCGCAGCCTCGCCGACCTCTACATGCACGCCTGGTGCGCGGAAGCGGCCCGCACCATGCCCCACCTGCGCTACGTGCCGGTGCTGTCTGACGCCAAGCCCGAAGACGAGTGGACGGGCCGCACGGGCTTCGTGCACCAGGCGGTGATGGCCGACCTGCCCGACCTCTCGGGCCACCAGGTGTATGCCTGCGGTGCGCCGGTGATGGTCGACTCGGCGCAGCGCGATTTCGTCGCGCACTGCAACCTTCCCCTCGATGAGTTCTTTGCCGACAGCTTCACCTCCGAGGCCGACAAACATGCTGAGTGA
- a CDS encoding tripartite tricarboxylate transporter substrate binding protein produces MLSDISRRRFTLAALAVAATPALAQNAKPIRLVVPYPPGGPLDIVARALADKVKDSLGTVIVENKPGAGGNLGADLVAKSAPDGHTIVMGAVATHAINPWLYTRMPYDALRDFTPLTGVAQVPNVLVMNPQTAARLKIASVADLVAYAKANPGKLNYGSGGNGSAGHLAGEMFKSQAGVFMVHIPYAGGNPAQLALLTGEVDLTFDNLASASANIKAGKLKALAVTTAKRAKATPELPAIAETLPGFDVNTWFGLFGPAGLPADQTQRLNKAFTDALASPELQARFTTLMAEAMPFTPQQFADFVKRENAKYEKVVKASGAKVD; encoded by the coding sequence ATGCTGAGTGACATCTCCCGCCGTCGTTTCACGCTCGCCGCGCTGGCGGTGGCTGCCACGCCCGCCCTGGCGCAAAACGCCAAGCCGATCCGCCTCGTGGTGCCCTACCCGCCTGGCGGCCCGCTCGACATCGTGGCCCGCGCCCTGGCCGACAAGGTGAAAGACAGCCTCGGCACCGTGATCGTCGAGAACAAGCCCGGCGCCGGTGGCAACCTCGGCGCCGACCTCGTCGCCAAGTCGGCGCCCGACGGCCACACGATCGTGATGGGCGCCGTGGCCACGCACGCCATCAACCCCTGGCTCTACACCCGCATGCCCTACGACGCGCTGCGTGACTTCACGCCGCTCACCGGCGTGGCGCAGGTGCCCAACGTGCTGGTGATGAACCCGCAGACCGCCGCGCGCCTGAAGATCGCGAGCGTGGCCGACCTCGTGGCCTACGCGAAGGCCAATCCCGGCAAGCTCAACTACGGCTCGGGCGGCAACGGCAGCGCCGGCCACCTGGCGGGCGAGATGTTCAAGTCGCAGGCGGGGGTGTTCATGGTCCACATCCCCTACGCCGGCGGCAACCCGGCACAGCTGGCGCTGCTCACGGGCGAAGTCGACCTCACCTTCGACAACCTGGCCAGCGCGTCGGCCAACATCAAGGCCGGCAAGCTGAAGGCCTTGGCCGTGACCACCGCGAAGCGCGCCAAGGCCACGCCCGAGCTGCCGGCGATTGCCGAGACGCTGCCGGGATTCGACGTCAACACCTGGTTCGGCCTCTTCGGGCCCGCAGGCCTGCCGGCCGATCAGACGCAGCGCTTGAACAAGGCCTTCACCGACGCGCTGGCCTCGCCGGAGCTGCAGGCGCGCTTCACCACGCTGATGGCCGAGGCCATGCCCTTCACGCCGCAGCAGTTCGCCGACTTCGTGAAGCGTGAAAACGCCAAGTACGAGAAGGTCGTCAAGGCCTCGGGCGCCAAGGTCGACTGA